Proteins from a single region of Candidatus Cloacimonadaceae bacterium:
- a CDS encoding V-type ATP synthase subunit K, with protein MPYVLLQSVNMNIAGGNTAFLLAWIGIFLMVALAGIGSAVGTVMGGSASIGAMKKRDDIFANCMILSALPGTQGLYGFGAFFILKEHITSSINILQASAIFGAGLIMGIVGLISAYQQARVVANGVESLGAGNDVFTKTLILAVYPELYAIIAFATCFLISGAIPALV; from the coding sequence ATGCCTTACGTCCTACTTCAATCAGTCAATATGAACATCGCCGGCGGAAATACAGCGTTTCTGCTGGCATGGATCGGTATCTTTCTCATGGTCGCCCTCGCGGGTATCGGATCTGCCGTCGGAACGGTCATGGGAGGCAGCGCAAGCATCGGAGCGATGAAAAAACGCGACGATATTTTTGCCAACTGCATGATTCTGTCCGCTCTGCCCGGAACACAGGGTTTGTATGGATTCGGTGCTTTCTTCATTTTGAAGGAACACATCACTTCATCCATCAACATCCTGCAAGCCAGCGCCATATTTGGCGCGGGGTTGATCATGGGTATCGTCGGTTTGATTTCCGCATATCAGCAAGCCAGAGTCGTCGCCAACGGCGTCGAAAGCTTGGGCGCCGGAAACGACGTATTTACCAAGACCTTGATATTGGCGGTGTACCCGGAACTATATGCCATCATCGCCTTTGCCACCTGTTTCCTGATCAGCGGTGCCATTCCCGCATTGGTCTGA
- a CDS encoding V-type ATPase 116kDa subunit family protein encodes MIEQMRKYSFVLYHLDYESFLTKLQRLGVLHIIKNTDAKSDNLTKNLRLVADYSETVKLLKKLNSEAEKIAVPLPTKALLNKIHNAREEREKILRHEELIKKQIKDLNPWGHFDYALLERITENGIRIDFHSCLKNHFKTEWQQQYPVQIINEKSGILYFIVLYTDESPKLEADTFSFHHHTLQEFETDLTNTEQKIKDIDQFLSDISPAAIDLFETEIRHLIEEYDFEDAAHQAIPEAENHVRVLNGWIPVTMEKELIDFLKREGVIHFAEKGKTGDNPPIKLRNNYFSRLFEPISKMYMLPYYNEFDLTPFFAPFFMLFFGFCNADMAYGVILILLGLFLRHRAKNQMMRDYMMLIVIFGAASILMGAIVGSVLGYDLKKMALIGDRIIIRNNDQIFNFALLLGVVQILFGVMINSIKLMRQSGFRHGISGIGIFIFLGSLSVMGAKLLGADTSSLDAYTKYPMYAGLFLILFFNAPGKNPIINVLGGIWLLYNVVTGFFGDILSYIRLFALGVSSAILGFVVNSIGAQMLGIPIAGPVIFLIFMLFGHGLNLALGALSGFVHPMRLTFVEFFKNAGFNGPGLQYKPFGKKLSN; translated from the coding sequence ATGATCGAACAGATGCGCAAATATAGCTTCGTACTCTATCACCTGGATTATGAGAGCTTTCTGACCAAGCTGCAAAGGCTTGGAGTGCTGCACATCATCAAAAACACTGACGCCAAAAGTGACAACTTGACCAAAAACCTCCGGCTCGTGGCAGATTATTCAGAAACCGTCAAGCTCCTCAAGAAACTCAATTCTGAAGCTGAAAAGATAGCCGTTCCCCTGCCTACCAAAGCGCTTTTGAACAAAATACACAATGCCCGCGAGGAACGCGAAAAGATCCTTCGCCACGAAGAACTGATCAAAAAGCAGATCAAAGACCTCAACCCCTGGGGACATTTTGATTACGCGCTGTTGGAGCGTATCACCGAAAATGGCATCAGGATCGATTTCCATTCCTGCCTCAAAAATCACTTCAAAACCGAGTGGCAACAACAATACCCCGTCCAGATCATCAATGAAAAGAGCGGAATCCTCTATTTCATAGTGCTTTATACGGATGAAAGCCCAAAGCTCGAAGCCGATACCTTCAGCTTTCACCACCACACCCTTCAGGAATTTGAGACCGATCTAACCAACACCGAGCAAAAGATCAAAGACATCGATCAATTCCTGTCGGACATCTCCCCCGCCGCGATCGATCTCTTCGAAACGGAGATCCGCCATCTGATCGAGGAATATGACTTTGAGGATGCCGCTCATCAGGCAATCCCGGAAGCCGAAAACCATGTTCGCGTATTAAACGGATGGATTCCGGTCACTATGGAAAAGGAACTAATAGATTTTCTGAAGCGCGAGGGCGTCATCCATTTCGCGGAAAAGGGAAAGACGGGCGATAACCCACCGATCAAGCTACGCAACAATTACTTTTCCCGTCTTTTCGAACCGATCAGCAAAATGTATATGCTGCCCTATTACAACGAATTTGATCTCACACCGTTCTTCGCGCCTTTCTTCATGCTATTCTTCGGTTTTTGCAACGCGGATATGGCGTATGGCGTGATCCTCATACTGTTAGGGCTTTTCCTGCGCCACCGGGCAAAGAATCAGATGATGCGCGACTATATGATGCTGATCGTGATCTTTGGTGCAGCTTCGATTTTGATGGGTGCCATCGTCGGCAGCGTGCTTGGCTATGATCTCAAAAAAATGGCGCTGATCGGAGACCGGATAATCATCCGCAACAACGACCAGATCTTCAATTTTGCCCTACTTTTGGGCGTTGTCCAGATTCTCTTTGGGGTGATGATCAACAGCATCAAGCTGATGCGCCAGTCTGGCTTCAGACACGGCATCTCCGGCATTGGCATCTTCATCTTCCTCGGCTCGTTATCCGTGATGGGAGCGAAGCTTTTGGGAGCGGATACCAGCTCTCTGGATGCCTACACAAAATATCCGATGTATGCCGGACTCTTTCTGATCCTCTTTTTCAACGCGCCGGGCAAGAATCCCATCATCAACGTTTTGGGTGGCATCTGGCTGCTTTATAACGTCGTGACGGGTTTCTTTGGCGATATCCTCTCCTATATCCGTCTCTTCGCTTTGGGCGTCTCCAGTGCGATTTTGGGCTTCGTGGTCAATTCCATCGGTGCGCAGATGCTTGGCATACCCATCGCCGGACCCGTTATATTCCTTATTTTCATGCTCTTTGGGCACGGACTCAATCTCGCTTTGGGAGCGCTCAGCGGTTTCGTTCATCCCATGCGTCTCACTTTTGTAGAGTTTTTCAAGAATGCCGGCTTTAATGGACCGGGTCTGCAATATAAACCATTTGGCAAAAAACTAAGTAATTAA
- a CDS encoding V-type ATP synthase subunit D, with amino-acid sequence MNLKFQYNKISQLQLIKQLNVRVKALPTLKNKESALRLEVKRARDKTHELDINIRERSAELDQFMKLWVEFDPSLVSIRSVEIKSRKIAGVLTPVLGAIDFEIRDYNLFKAPSWFLEGINLLKGISEMQIEREFFLRKMHILEYVRKKTTQKVNLYEKVQIPAFEDGIRKIKRFLEDEENLSKAAQKILKNRMSREATP; translated from the coding sequence ATGAACCTCAAATTCCAATACAACAAGATCTCTCAACTGCAACTGATAAAGCAGCTAAATGTCAGGGTGAAGGCGCTGCCGACCCTGAAAAACAAGGAATCCGCTCTGCGATTGGAGGTCAAACGCGCCAGGGATAAAACCCACGAGCTTGATATCAATATCCGAGAGCGCTCTGCCGAACTGGATCAATTCATGAAGCTCTGGGTGGAATTTGACCCCTCTCTGGTTTCGATCCGATCAGTGGAGATCAAATCCCGCAAGATCGCCGGTGTGCTCACTCCCGTATTGGGCGCCATCGATTTTGAAATACGGGACTATAACCTTTTCAAAGCGCCATCCTGGTTTCTGGAAGGCATCAATTTGCTTAAAGGAATCTCTGAAATGCAGATCGAGCGTGAATTCTTCTTGCGTAAGATGCACATCCTGGAATATGTGCGCAAGAAAACCACCCAAAAGGTAAACCTCTATGAAAAGGTGCAGATCCCCGCTTTTGAAGATGGCATCCGCAAGATCAAACGGTTTTTGGAGGACGAGGAAAACCTTTCCAAAGCCGCACAGAAAATCCTCAAAAATCGCATGAGCAGAGAGGCGACTCCATGA
- a CDS encoding V-type ATP synthase subunit B, translating to MATQAFQKIYTKLNQITKATCSVNAQRVGNEELATVSGRLAQVVKIIGDNVTLQIFAGTEGIGTDAEVVFFGRPPVLKVGEQLAGRFFNAYGEPIDGGPAVEGVEVEIGGPSVNPVRRKQPSELIATGIAGIDLNNTLVTGQKIPFFADPDQPYNQVMAMVALRAQADKIILGGMGLSNDDYLYYKNAFENAGVMDRIISFVNTTEDPTVERLLVPNMALAAAEYFALEKHEKVLVLLTDMTLYCDALSIVSNRMDQIPSKDSMPGSLYSDLAKLYEKAVQFPDGGSITIIAVTTLSGGDITHAIPDNTGYITEGQLYLRRDTDVSKVIVDPFRSLSRLKQLVIGKKTREDHPQVMNTAVRLYADAANAKTKLENGFDLSDYDERVLKFSFDYSKEILAIDVNIDIDKMLDTTWGLFQTYFTRAEIGIKDEIMNLHWEKA from the coding sequence ATGGCAACCCAAGCTTTTCAAAAGATATATACCAAGCTCAACCAAATCACCAAAGCCACCTGCTCCGTGAACGCGCAGCGGGTCGGCAACGAAGAATTAGCCACTGTTTCCGGCAGATTGGCACAAGTGGTGAAGATCATCGGCGACAACGTCACCCTCCAGATCTTTGCCGGAACCGAAGGTATCGGCACGGACGCTGAAGTCGTCTTTTTTGGCAGACCGCCTGTGCTCAAGGTGGGCGAACAGCTTGCCGGAAGATTCTTCAATGCCTATGGAGAACCGATCGACGGTGGACCCGCAGTGGAAGGCGTGGAAGTGGAGATCGGGGGACCCTCCGTCAATCCCGTTCGACGCAAACAACCCTCCGAACTTATTGCCACCGGCATTGCCGGCATCGATCTCAACAATACTCTCGTCACCGGACAAAAGATACCCTTCTTTGCCGATCCCGACCAACCATACAACCAGGTGATGGCGATGGTGGCTTTGCGTGCCCAGGCGGATAAGATCATTCTCGGCGGAATGGGACTCTCCAACGACGACTATCTGTATTACAAGAACGCTTTCGAAAACGCCGGAGTGATGGATCGCATCATCTCCTTTGTAAATACCACCGAAGACCCCACAGTGGAACGTCTTTTGGTACCAAACATGGCACTCGCCGCGGCTGAATATTTCGCTCTCGAAAAACATGAGAAAGTCCTGGTGCTGCTAACCGATATGACACTTTATTGCGACGCGCTCAGCATCGTTTCCAACCGCATGGATCAGATCCCTTCCAAGGACAGCATGCCCGGTTCGCTTTATAGCGATTTGGCGAAACTTTATGAGAAAGCGGTGCAATTCCCGGACGGCGGATCGATCACCATCATCGCAGTAACCACTTTATCCGGCGGAGACATCACCCACGCGATTCCGGACAATACAGGCTACATCACCGAAGGACAGCTTTATTTGCGCCGGGACACGGACGTCTCCAAGGTGATTGTGGATCCCTTCCGTTCGCTTTCACGTTTAAAACAACTCGTGATTGGTAAAAAGACCCGCGAGGATCATCCCCAGGTGATGAACACTGCTGTGCGCCTCTACGCAGACGCCGCCAATGCCAAGACCAAGCTGGAAAACGGCTTTGATCTTTCGGATTATGACGAGCGGGTGCTCAAGTTTTCCTTCGATTATTCCAAGGAAATCCTCGCCATCGACGTCAATATAGACATCGACAAGATGTTAGATACGACTTGGGGTCTTTTCCAGACGTATTTCACAAGAGCCGAGATCGGCATTAAAGACGAGATCATGAACCTTCACTGGGAAAAGGCATGA
- a CDS encoding V-type ATP synthase subunit A, protein MTKGIVIGIIANLVQVEVDGPVSQNEICYINLGGVKLMAEVIKILGSIAYTQVFESTRGLRPGDEVEFSKRMLEVKLGPGMLSKNYDGLQNDLNKMEGVYLTRGEYTDPLDEHSTWKFSPLAKVGDKVIAGDWLGQVPESWIAHKIMLPFTMEGEYLLKSIMSEGEYKIVDTIAVVTGTDGNDHNITMIQRWPVKIPIKAYKEKPRPFKLLETGVRTIDTLNPMVEGGTGFIPGPFGAGKTVLQHSISKNADADMIIIAACGERANEVVEIFVEFPELDDPRTGRKLMERTIIICNTSNMPVAAREASVYTAMTIAEYYRSMGLKVLLLADSTSRWAQALREMSNRMEELPGPDAFPMDLPAIVSNFYARAGFVYLNNGNTGSITFIGTVSPAGGNLKEPVTESTKKAARCFYALSQARADSKRYPAVDPIDSYSKYLEYDEVQEYLNKHVAAGWVDMVNHSKDILLRGKEAYDQINILGDDGVPLAYHDRFWKSELFDRVILQQDGFDKVDQSTPMNRQEYMMKLILGVCDTDFYYESYEDVMPYFIKMINICKQMNFVKFKTADFDRYEQVLHQTVEERRAK, encoded by the coding sequence ATGACCAAAGGTATCGTAATAGGAATCATCGCCAACCTGGTACAGGTGGAAGTGGATGGACCCGTTTCCCAAAACGAGATCTGCTACATCAACCTGGGCGGGGTCAAACTGATGGCGGAAGTCATTAAAATACTCGGTTCGATCGCCTACACTCAGGTGTTTGAAAGCACGCGCGGTCTGCGCCCCGGCGATGAAGTGGAATTCAGCAAACGTATGCTGGAAGTGAAGCTCGGTCCCGGCATGCTTTCCAAAAACTATGACGGACTGCAAAACGACCTCAATAAAATGGAAGGCGTTTACCTCACCCGCGGCGAATACACCGATCCCCTCGATGAGCACAGCACCTGGAAGTTCAGCCCTCTGGCAAAGGTCGGCGACAAAGTGATCGCCGGCGATTGGTTGGGTCAGGTTCCAGAAAGCTGGATTGCCCACAAGATCATGCTGCCCTTCACTATGGAGGGCGAATATCTGCTCAAATCAATCATGAGCGAAGGCGAATATAAGATCGTGGACACGATCGCCGTGGTGACCGGCACTGACGGCAATGACCACAATATCACTATGATCCAAAGGTGGCCCGTGAAAATCCCAATCAAGGCATACAAAGAAAAGCCGCGTCCCTTCAAACTTCTGGAAACCGGAGTGCGCACCATCGATACTCTCAATCCGATGGTCGAAGGCGGCACAGGCTTTATTCCCGGACCCTTCGGTGCCGGCAAAACAGTGCTCCAACACTCCATCTCCAAGAACGCGGACGCGGATATGATCATCATCGCCGCCTGCGGAGAACGCGCCAACGAAGTGGTGGAAATCTTCGTCGAGTTTCCTGAGCTTGACGATCCCCGCACCGGCAGAAAGCTCATGGAACGCACCATCATCATCTGCAACACTTCAAACATGCCTGTCGCCGCTCGCGAGGCTTCTGTCTATACTGCTATGACCATTGCGGAATACTATCGCTCGATGGGGCTCAAAGTTCTGCTGCTTGCGGATTCGACTTCCCGTTGGGCTCAGGCTCTGCGTGAAATGAGCAACCGCATGGAAGAGCTTCCCGGTCCGGATGCCTTTCCCATGGACCTGCCGGCGATCGTTTCAAACTTCTATGCCCGCGCCGGATTCGTATATCTTAACAACGGAAATACCGGTTCGATCACTTTTATCGGAACCGTATCCCCTGCTGGAGGAAACCTCAAGGAACCAGTCACAGAATCCACCAAAAAAGCCGCCCGGTGTTTCTACGCCTTGTCTCAGGCTCGAGCGGACAGCAAACGCTACCCCGCAGTCGATCCCATTGATTCCTATTCCAAATATCTTGAATATGACGAAGTGCAGGAATACTTGAACAAACACGTAGCAGCCGGCTGGGTGGATATGGTGAACCATAGCAAGGATATCCTGCTGCGTGGCAAGGAAGCCTATGACCAAATCAACATCCTCGGCGACGATGGAGTTCCCCTGGCATATCATGACCGCTTTTGGAAATCCGAGCTATTTGACCGCGTAATTCTGCAACAGGATGGATTTGACAAGGTCGATCAATCCACACCCATGAACCGTCAGGAATATATGATGAAGCTGATCCTCGGCGTCTGCGACACAGATTTCTATTATGAAAGCTACGAAGACGTGATGCCCTACTTCATAAAAATGATCAACATCTGCAAACAGATGAACTTTGTGAAGTTTAAAACTGCTGATTTCGATAGATACGAACAAGTTCTTCATCAAACTGTTGAGGAAAGGAGAGCTAAATAA
- a CDS encoding DUF2764 family protein, whose translation MLQHQYYYFVAGLPGLSIDDSKGSITPAQFLEDAKKQLSEGDYALLNLLRLPVELDNMLRTIYQTDKAYNENAGYPVSFWQEYLEFQKQRAGNHNLLLYGEFHNLPDFVHEITLEIFTGEELPPLLVAEHQLLTAFYANATKHKNTFIRKWFEFNAELQNIIIAINGRKFDVPFAHYLIGDGDVVNKLSKSHAADFGFSKEYALFETVLRIYEQNNLLFRERGFDILRFKWIDNQNFFEYFNIDRVLGYYTKLLILHRWLSMDADTGKDVFFDILNELENSFSFPPEYDIKQKK comes from the coding sequence ATGTTGCAGCACCAGTATTATTATTTCGTCGCCGGTTTGCCTGGTTTGAGCATTGATGATAGCAAAGGTTCCATCACGCCCGCGCAGTTTCTTGAAGACGCCAAAAAGCAGCTCTCCGAAGGCGATTATGCTCTGTTGAACCTTCTGCGGCTGCCCGTGGAACTGGACAATATGCTGCGTACCATCTATCAGACAGATAAAGCCTACAATGAAAATGCCGGTTATCCTGTGAGTTTTTGGCAGGAATATCTCGAATTCCAGAAACAAAGAGCCGGCAATCACAATCTGCTGCTGTATGGAGAGTTTCACAACCTTCCGGATTTTGTGCATGAGATCACACTTGAAATCTTTACCGGTGAGGAACTACCGCCTTTGTTGGTCGCGGAACACCAGTTGCTCACGGCTTTCTATGCCAACGCCACCAAACACAAAAACACATTTATCAGAAAGTGGTTTGAATTCAATGCTGAGCTGCAAAACATCATCATCGCCATCAACGGACGCAAGTTTGACGTCCCTTTCGCACATTATCTGATCGGCGATGGCGACGTAGTGAACAAACTCTCCAAGAGCCATGCCGCCGATTTTGGCTTTAGCAAGGAGTATGCCCTCTTTGAGACCGTGCTGAGGATCTATGAGCAGAACAATCTCCTCTTCCGCGAACGGGGTTTCGACATCTTGCGCTTCAAATGGATCGACAACCAGAACTTCTTTGAATACTTCAATATCGACCGCGTTCTGGGTTATTACACAAAACTGCTCATCCTGCACCGCTGGCTCTCCATGGACGCGGACACCGGCAAAGATGTGTTCTTCGACATACTGAACGAACTCGAAAACAGCTTTTCCTTCCCCCCTGAATATGACATTAAACAAAAGAAATAA
- a CDS encoding V-type ATP synthase subunit E family protein, with amino-acid sequence MNDQLQDLLQRVYDEGVAKAKAEAEKIIDEAKNTAENTLKKAQTDAETILADAKKQADELKKNTDSDLKMAAGHTLSSVKQKITDLILALTFEDQLRSDFSDPEFLKKLIMEAMTAWKQDSASIIISASMRDKLDSYYIETLKKMFTGGLKVDFSPVMKSGFSISPKDGGYKLSFTDEDFANLFKTYLRPRTGKILFES; translated from the coding sequence ATGAACGACCAGTTGCAAGACCTTTTACAGCGCGTATATGATGAGGGCGTCGCCAAAGCGAAAGCTGAGGCGGAGAAGATTATTGACGAGGCAAAAAACACAGCCGAAAACACCCTCAAAAAAGCCCAAACCGATGCCGAAACCATCCTCGCCGATGCCAAAAAACAAGCCGATGAGTTGAAGAAAAACACTGATTCGGACTTGAAGATGGCGGCGGGACACACACTCAGTTCCGTCAAGCAAAAGATCACCGATCTCATTCTCGCGCTAACATTTGAGGATCAATTGCGTAGCGACTTTTCCGATCCAGAATTCCTAAAAAAGCTAATCATGGAAGCTATGACCGCCTGGAAACAAGATTCCGCCAGCATCATCATCTCTGCTTCGATGCGGGACAAGCTTGATTCTTACTATATAGAAACGCTTAAAAAGATGTTCACCGGCGGTTTGAAGGTGGATTTCTCCCCGGTAATGAAAAGCGGTTTCAGCATCTCACCCAAGGACGGTGGATACAAACTGAGTTTCACAGATGAGGATTTCGCCAACCTGTTCAAGACCTATCTGAGACCCCGCACCGGCAAAATACTCTTCGAAAGTTAA
- a CDS encoding adenylate/guanylate cyclase domain-containing protein encodes MRIVMRSLLIVLVCAAASWLLHVLPFSDNLLRVLNLRIFDTILTIDYTLKYKLSQPVYDNIVIIDVDDKSIDRLGQFSKWPTHYFADAVNMINLDSPKVIGLDIFFTDSDTFSDHSKERILRHTQDPALRAKADEYFATLSGEEEFAQSIYAAGNVFLGMFDNPNRKDSSPLPANLTTWKVSPKYYLELKNPHPPRSVYSSAAYGTGFTQVRSDESDTIHDFPLFLKYKDDFYVNFSTQICLDLLGVDSILVARDCVLFSGGNPVRRLPLDPRGKLFLKYYGAEPAFRYISFSDLILGRVEPGYFENRIVLIGSSATGLGDIKPTPFIANLPGVELHANLIRNILEEDFVHWVNPFLQYILLILLIAVLVMMIYYGKPVLASIYFLVVSVAALVLFAMIYMNSSFTMDYSHVLIPWFLSSFALMYDFFSRQLKEKKKVHDAFGHYVSADVIKEIMKDKKALRIGGEKKQIAALYIDIRKFSTYCEMCLPDDITSFLHKYFNRVTRIITDNRGLLDKYIGDAVLALYNVPYPYPDHVFLACKSALEIRDAALEIRQSYAAHPVLHDFKIGIGISSGEVIVGNIGSDSIFNYTGIGNTMNLSSRLEGLNKYYGTAVIIDESVHEIIKDRFFCRHLDFVNVKGKQISTNIYELLGYPGDESQIHLKDFVRHYENGLGHLLHRDFAAALDEYHQAIVLNPEDPATQLMIERLEIVNWETWDGVWRHEHK; translated from the coding sequence ATGCGCATTGTCATGCGTTCGCTGCTCATAGTTCTGGTTTGCGCAGCCGCATCTTGGCTGCTACACGTTTTGCCGTTCAGCGATAACTTGCTGCGGGTGCTCAATCTGCGCATATTTGACACCATACTCACCATCGATTATACTCTCAAATACAAGCTGAGTCAACCGGTCTATGACAACATCGTTATCATCGACGTGGATGATAAAAGCATCGACCGCCTTGGGCAATTCAGCAAATGGCCGACTCATTATTTTGCCGATGCCGTGAATATGATCAATCTGGACAGCCCCAAGGTGATCGGTTTGGACATCTTTTTTACTGATTCCGACACTTTCTCAGACCACAGCAAAGAGCGGATATTGAGGCACACACAAGATCCCGCATTGCGCGCCAAGGCGGATGAATACTTTGCTACGCTTAGCGGAGAAGAGGAATTTGCCCAATCTATCTATGCAGCCGGAAACGTGTTCCTCGGCATGTTTGACAACCCCAACCGCAAGGACAGCTCTCCCCTACCGGCTAACCTGACCACTTGGAAAGTCTCCCCAAAATACTATCTGGAATTGAAGAACCCGCACCCTCCCCGATCTGTCTATTCGAGCGCAGCCTATGGCACTGGATTCACTCAGGTGCGCTCGGATGAAAGCGACACCATCCATGATTTTCCACTTTTCCTTAAGTACAAGGATGATTTTTACGTCAATTTCAGCACTCAAATCTGCCTCGATCTGTTGGGCGTGGACAGCATCTTGGTGGCAAGGGATTGCGTGCTATTTTCAGGTGGGAACCCGGTTCGCAGGTTGCCTCTTGATCCCAGGGGAAAACTGTTTCTCAAATATTATGGTGCTGAACCTGCATTTCGTTATATCTCCTTTTCAGATTTGATCTTGGGGAGGGTTGAACCGGGGTATTTTGAGAACCGTATCGTTTTAATTGGTTCTTCCGCAACTGGCTTAGGAGATATCAAGCCCACTCCCTTCATTGCGAATTTGCCCGGCGTAGAACTGCATGCAAACCTGATCCGCAACATATTGGAGGAGGATTTCGTCCATTGGGTAAACCCTTTCCTTCAGTATATCCTTCTTATCCTATTGATAGCGGTGCTGGTGATGATGATCTACTACGGCAAACCTGTGCTGGCATCCATTTACTTCCTTGTCGTATCCGTAGCGGCATTGGTGCTGTTTGCCATGATCTATATGAATTCATCTTTTACCATGGACTATTCACATGTCCTCATACCTTGGTTTTTGAGCAGCTTTGCCCTAATGTATGACTTTTTCAGCCGCCAGTTGAAAGAAAAGAAAAAGGTACATGATGCCTTCGGGCACTATGTCTCAGCCGATGTGATCAAAGAGATCATGAAGGATAAGAAAGCGCTCAGGATCGGTGGCGAGAAAAAGCAGATCGCCGCTCTCTACATAGACATCCGTAAGTTCAGTACCTATTGCGAGATGTGCCTACCGGACGACATCACATCATTTTTGCACAAATATTTCAATCGCGTCACCAGAATTATCACTGATAACCGTGGCTTGTTGGATAAATACATTGGCGATGCTGTTCTGGCGCTCTATAATGTTCCTTATCCATATCCCGACCATGTTTTTCTGGCGTGCAAATCCGCACTCGAGATCAGGGATGCAGCATTGGAGATTCGCCAAAGCTATGCCGCACACCCAGTTCTGCACGATTTCAAGATCGGCATTGGCATCAGTTCTGGTGAAGTGATAGTTGGCAACATAGGTTCGGACAGTATCTTCAACTATACCGGCATCGGAAATACGATGAACCTCAGTTCACGACTGGAAGGCTTGAACAAATACTACGGCACTGCCGTCATCATCGACGAAAGCGTGCATGAGATTATCAAAGACCGCTTTTTCTGCCGTCATCTCGACTTTGTAAACGTCAAAGGCAAGCAGATTTCCACAAACATCTATGAGCTACTCGGCTACCCCGGAGATGAATCACAGATACATCTTAAGGACTTTGTACGTCATTATGAAAACGGGTTGGGGCACTTGCTACATAGAGATTTTGCAGCCGCATTGGATGAATATCACCAAGCTATTGTCCTGAACCCTGAAGATCCCGCCACGCAGCTTATGATCGAAAGGTTGGAAATAGTAAATTGGGAAACATGGGATGGAGTGTGGAGGCACGAACACAAATAG